The region CATGTTAAAAGATTTAGGTTATCCAACTGTAGATAAACTTTGGTATTATGATGAAATGAATGCTTGTGATATTGTGTTGTTGGAGGATGACAAGGGAACTAAGAAGATGAAAACAATTGTAGTAATGACTGGGGAATGTCATGTATATGTTACTCATCCTCTTTCATAACACATTATTGATGAATCAATTATTTTATTAGACTTAGATGATGAAGTTGTTGTGGATGTGGGAACTCAGTTTGGAGTTAATGAAACTGATGTGGGGACCAATGTGGTGCAAGATAGTACAAATGTGGGAGTTGAGTTAGGAGTTAATGAAACTGGCGTGGGGACCACTATGGTGTAAGGGAGTACAAATGTGTGGACCAATATGGGTGATTAGGGGACAAACTCTGACATTGAGGAAAATGTGGGTGATGAATGGACAAACTATGACAGTGATGAGAATGTGGGTGATGAAGGAACCAACTGTGACATTGAGGAGAATGTAGGTGATGAACGGAAAACCTGTCAATCTTTCCAAAAAGTAATGTTCATGTAGAATGTGGATGCTGATAGGGATACCATGTTGTCATGCAATGTCATGCATGAAGGATCAACATTTACAAATTGATAATCTTGGATTTCACTTTTATATGAAGGAACTCTATGAAGCTTGTTATGCACCAATTATTTATCCAGCTAATGGTGAAGCTTTGTGGACTAAACCTGATGTTGTTTATCTCCAGCCACCACCATTAAAGAGACAACCTGGAAGGCCCAAGAAAAGGAGGAATAGAGAAGCTGGAGAAATAGTGAGGGATGAGACACACATGAATCGGGAAAACTATGGAATCAAGTGCAGTCGTTGCCACAAGGAATGTCACAACAAGGTCACCTATAAACTACCACAACCAGAAGCACCTCCAAGTCAGGTACTAGAAGGAACCTCAACTCAAGAACCACAAGCAATAATTTCAAGTCAGCCACCACAACCAAAAATTTCAAGTCTGTCACCACAACCAACAGTTTCAAGTCAGCTACCACAATCAACAGTTTTAAGTCAGCCACCACCCAAAAAGAAGAAAAAACCTCAAAAGGGTGAGAAGTTTGTTTCAAGTCAACCTTGATGTTTGTTGTGATGTTTGTTATGCCTTATAATGACTTTTTGTAATGTTATTTTAGTGTCTTATAATGGCTTATTGACAATGGCTTATAATGTCTTTTTGTAATGTTATTTTAGTGTCCTGTAGTGGCTTATTGACAATGGCTTGTAATGTCTTTTTGTAATGTTATTGATATTCCTTATGATGGCTTAATGACAATAGTTTATAATGCCTTTTTGTATCACTTTTTGGAATGTTATAGATATGCATTGTAATCCTTTTAACTGCATCTTTCACAGGTTATATTTTCTTCCAAGTTTTATATCAGTTATGTATCAGTGTTAAAACAAAGAATAATGAACAAACATTGCTAATGTGTTAAAATAGACACTAACATTCTtcattaaataaataaaagattAAATAAAAGATTACATTCATAATGTGATAACAGAACACTGGATTACCCTAATCCTAATTTAAATACACTATTACAAACACAAGGTTTAACCTTAAGCTCAAGATCTTAACCACAATTGACATTTTCAACCATCCTTTAATGTGGATAACCTCATTCTTCAATTTATTAATTTCCTTCTTTTGCCTTTTAAGCTTCAAATCTCTTTCATCAACAAATTCATCCCCTAACCACTTGAAAAAATTACAGCCCTTGTCCATGTGTTTCTGTAATTTCTACAACCTAAAAATTTTCTCCCATAGTTGACACTGTTTACATCACTAACAGTACGAAGAACACTATCATCTTGGCAAAATCACTTCATTCTATTGTTTCTACGAAGCACATATCCAGGTGTACAAAAGTTTGTGCTTAAAGCACTGTTTGCATTCTTTGACATTGAAGCACTGATGGAAGATGGAAGAATACGAAGACACGATGGAAGATGGAAGAAGGACTAGTGAAAATAGGAAACCACAATCCAAATGTATGAACAGTGGAAAACAAATGAGGAAGATAAGAATGGGAAAACACGAATCCTAAACTATTTATAACACAACAGTTGAGTGTTCATTGTAATGTTTGCATATCTGGCATACCACCTCAACCATACTTAACGTTTTCTCACCCAAACTAATGGAAGGGACCAAATAATTTAACGGAAGAGAAATCAAGGGACCATTACATAACGCTTTTTAGTTATGGGACCAACACGAAACTTCACTTAAAATTAAGGGATCTATGGACTAATTGTgtcatttaaaaaatattatgTTTCTTGGATTTTTGAAATTTTGCAGAGTTTTTTTTACCGAATTTCATGAGTTTTAcctgattttttatttttttagaaATCTCACGAGTTTTTATcgaatttttttttttaaaaaaaattatgtatTTTACCtgatttttgtttttttttttaaatctcacGAGTTTTTATCGAATTTTCAAAAAGAAATTATGTGTTTAtccattttttttaaatcaatgtaaaatcatttttttatCGAATATTAACTACTGAATTTTCAAAAATCTATAAATTTTTACTGAATTTTTCAAATATACtattgaatttttaaaaaatcTGAATTTCTACAAAAAATTTCAAGTATATTTCAAAATTTTTAAAAATCTATGAATTTTTAttcaatttttcaaaaaatctataaatttttcaaaaaaatataaGATTTTTTATCAAATTTTCCAACACACTACCAAATTTTTAAAGAATCTATGAACTTTTattaaatttttcaaaaatttcaataatgttaattttgttttttttttgtctATATATGAACTtacaaattttttaaaaatttaaaaaattaaaaagcAACCCGAATTTATAAAAAAATGGTAGTGTTAACCTTAACTTTTTATAAACCTACCAAATATGAACTACCAGATTTTCTAAATCCAATACCACTTTTTAAATACACTACCAAAATTTTAACTTTTTACGCgctgttttttttttaaatttgaGTATTCAGTATTATAAAAATTGTGGAATGCCATGTATGAATGAGGGGTGGCAGCTAAAACTCTCCAAGAGAAGTCCTTTGAAACAAAATTTTCATAATGCATTCAAATTCTGAAGAGACAATTTGAACGAGACCTATAACCGTAGAGTGTGGAAAACCATCCATAGTTTCGGGTACATATACTCAAATACTCAATTCTAGCATATTCTCAATTCTAGTATGTGTATCAAAGTTGCTATGCTAACAAATACGAGTCCAGAACATTTTTCAGATTGCGGATATGGATACTGTAGTATCTTACTTAGCCCCTTACTCAAGCAAAACATGATAGATAAGCAGCTCACAAGTCCTCATAATAATCATTAGCCCTCAATTTGCTCAAAAATCAAGCATGGTTGGCAATTACTAGAATAAATAGCATCATGGAAAAACCTAGAGATCATATATAATGCTTTTATAGAGTGTATGAAAATAAACCGGGCAATTAATTGGTAGTCAAACTATGAAGGTCATATGCATGTACCAAATGAAGTCAAGGTCTAGTGATAAAAAAATATGAAGTCAGGGTCCTATACAAGCTCGTTCCGATGCAACCCAAATGCTTACAAAATCACATCAGAAGGCAAACCTACCAACCTCTTCATCTTCGTCCTCATCTATAGCATCCTCGTCTTCAGTATATAtcacatcatcatcatcatccatTTCCTcatcctcttcatcatcctcgTCTTCCTTTTTGTCTTTCAAACCAGTGCTCAAGACTACAGCTTCTCCTCCAGATTTCTCCATCTCCCTCCTCAGTTTATCCATGTTCTCCTTCCTGCGATTTTCTTCCAATCGCAATTTCTCTTCACGTCTTTTATCAAGATCAGCCCTAAACATCGCATAAAATAAGAAGTTAATTACTTAGCCATTAAAAAGAAGCTAGCTAACACAAGAAAAGTATGTGTCAAGAGTAGATAATACTTATAGGTTTCCATGTATTCCTCTGCACTTGCGTCAACAGCTTTGAAGAAGCCTTCAATTCCTTCACCAGTAACTGCAGAAACTCCAGCTGATCTTAAATTACTGTAAAATTCATCTAGTGCCAAAGAAAGGCTCTGAGTTAAATTTGACGTGTATGATTGATCTGAACTTGCTGCTGCTTGGAATACCTCAAAATCTTGCATCCACTAGATAAAAAACAAATTcaacaaaatgaaaaaaaaataaagatAAATTCAGTGCCAGATGTAAAAACAAGACAGAACACAAGTTCTGCATCACAGAATTGACGGGGATTGGACTGCAGATAGAATAATCTTTCATTTTTCAGAGCAGAAATCTAGTAACCAACGGCAATACTGCTTAAGGTATTTGAGAAATCTCAACAACACATAAGTGAGAAATATAAGGGAGGCATAAAAACATGCCTAAGGGAGATATGAAGTATTCAAAACAGAACAAAGAAGTATGACTCTTAATTCGCAGGACAATTGAATACCATGAACTTGAATTCTGTTTTTAAGGTATTGGAGAAATATTTTAGTGCGAGTCCAAACCCCGTTACAGATACAGCCCATATGTCATTATTTACCACTTTAAAATAGTTCAAAAAGGTACTTAAAAGGCAATAATAATTTGTACTTTAAACAATTTCCGAGCTAAAACTAACAAATAGATCTTCCAGGTACCTTCACCTGCTGACAGTGAGATAGAAGACAAACACATCCTATCATTTTTTAAGCTTTCAAGGAAATAATCTCAACAGCGCATAACATACAATTGAAGCTGAAGAAAATTCATCAAAAATACCTCCAAGGCAAACTCGTGTTTTGCTACATCGACCTTGTTGAATGCCAAGATGAGAGGTAACCTTGTCTTATAGAGGATACTGCAAGCATAAAGCATGTTGCTCATAAAAGTGGTGGGATTTTCCGCACGAGGTGTATCAACTACATAGGCAACTACAGTGGGAAATGTGGAGGCAAAAGCTTCTGTGATGATAGCACCAGAAGCAGACCACGTGAATATCTCAATCTGACCAGGGGTATCCACGAGAACATAGTCAAGTTGATCTGCTCGTTTCTCAATAACAGAAACTACCTGAAATTGAGGAGGATACATATTAGTTAAATTGCATTGGAAGTGTTGTGTTGTGGGTGGGATCATTTGGAACTCTTTTCTTCCCAACCAAAATAAACATGAATAAGGGATCTGCTACCGATATTAGTCACATAAATAAATATGAACCCACTGCAAACAAATATGTCCTTAGGAGTGAAACATAATTCAAAATGCAATTAACCAATAACCAGCAATATATTTTGTATTAAACAAGAATTTCATGGATTAATAAGCAAGCTTTACCTCATCGAACTTAGTTGCAAACAAGTTAAGAGAAGTCAAAATTCCACCATTAGGGCCGAGGTTGAACTGCTTCATAACTTCTTTGTACTTAACAGTATCTCTTATATCGATGTTAGCCCCGTATGGAAGTGTCAACACAGCCGGGTCAAGATTCATCACATAACCCCTAATATTCGACATATGCGTATGCGCAACCAACCTATGAAGGAATGTTGTTTTCCCACTCCCTGAACACAATTGAGTCACGTTCCAAGTCTTCATTCACAAATACACAATATTTATAAAAGAAAACCAAGTTATTTCCTATACAATACAAAGTAAATGGAATCCTTACCTGCCATTCCTACAACAATGATGATGACAGGTTTCCTTTTGAAGTTAGGTGATCCATTTCCAATCCCAGAAGAGGAACCTTCAATGCCCAATTTCTTCATAGACTCACTGAGTTCTTCTTTTTGTTCATCTTTTGCCTTCAAAACAAAACCATTGCATGATTCAGAATTCAAATTAAACTCGCAAAATTAAAACAAATTTAGCGTTTATCATTTTCAGAATAAGTTAAACTATCATGGATTGTGATTAGGGTTATGAAAGTGGAAAGAGGGAAACGAGTTTGGAGTAAGTACTTGAGAGTCATCGGTTTCCGTTTCCATGAGAGTGTTATTGAGGTTAGGATCTTTTGAACCGTTAACGATGTCCATTTGCGGATGAAGAAACCCTCCGAGATGTTGCTGAGGTTATTGATTTGATTCGGAGAAAGATCAGAGAGCCATTTTGTTGGTTTTAAACGAAAGCGATGGTTCTAGAGTTAACAATGACTAGGGTTTTGTCAACAAATGAATATTAGGTTTAGCATGGATGGAACTTCTCccttcttttttcttttctttataATTTTGATTTCTTAGAGATTAATTATTATGCTAAGTTACACTTTCAATTCATCAATATCTTATTTACACGAGTTAAAACAAGAGTCAAATTCTTTTTAACATCTAATATTTATGATTAACCGATAGATTATGTAAAATCTTTGTGCgtgtattttaattaaattattattattatattaattaattattatttttttaaacacAATGACGAAATGCAACTGATAatttttctaaattaaaataTCATTATACTAcctgtttttttttttaagttgAACGAAATATTGGGAATGATAATTTCACTTTAAGCGGTGGGAAACGACATTATAGATTTCGAAAATGTATTTACACGTGTATCATTTGTCTCACTCAAACTTACTTCAATTGAATCTCATCCCATATGTTTTTCAAAATTTATTCCGGAGATGTATTTCTGAAACATCTCTATGTACATCTCATGCATTCTTCACTTCTTCATTGAAGCGTCCTTTTTTGACATTTATTGATCTGGAGATGAATCTTCGTATTCACACCAGAAAAAATttagagatgcatcttcgtaaCAACACTAAACAGTAatttttgacttttttttaaaGATGCTCGAATGAAATTGATGACATATTATAGTTATACTCTCTCTTGTCTCAAATATAAGCAACAAAAAATTCAGTGATTTTAAATATAAGAAAAAGTCATTTATAATTATTACATTGAATGTCACTATTTCAAATATACATTTTTTTACATTTCTATGTTTGTAACAATTTTCAGAGCAAAAAATTAGGATAAAATCAGAAAGTGTGTAAGAATTAAATGCATCCAGACATTTTTCTTAAATGGTGAGTtttttttctcttaaattctCTTATCATATTCAATTTTATATAAATTAAACCATAAAATCTATATGATGAAAAATGACATATATAATTAACAAATATGAAGTACACAATGAAGTCAAAATAAAATAGAATCGAAAATTGTGCTCTTAATACAAATACTAAATACCACTGTATATGACAGACTGTAGCCCTCATGTTCCTACGTTGCCCCATGTACTGCAGTGTCTCATATCCCTCCCTCATCATGGCATCTAGAACGTCCCTCATATTAGAGTCGTCCGGAAAAAGTCATTTACTGTACCCGTCAGCCCAATCTCCATGGCACTGCAACATCTAGGCAATACATCAACAACATGATTTGCACTAACTTGTTTCTCCTCTATGATCTCTTGATGAGCAGGCCTAAGTGGATCTCCTAGAGTATCTGATGTCATATAAGGATGTGACACCCTGAAATACCACTGGATGTAGCCATGTACATCACTTTATTCGCCATGAGTTATGGTATTATGTTCCTCCTCCGGTACCAAATGATTAAGATAATTATTAAACATGGTATCCATATCTCTATGTGTCATAACGAGAGGAGCAGACTAAGAAGGTTCTATGGGAATAAACTACATGTAGTTTAACTGTCACGTGACGTGCTCAGGCAATGAGGATACGTCAAACGTGAACAACAAGTAAATCATCCTAAGTATAAGGTTATGTCGTCAAAGAGACGTGTCTCACAATGAGTAACGTAAGTATAAAAGTAAATATCCTTTGCTACCAAGCGGTCAATATACACTCAATATGGCGTTGTCGTTTGATTTCCTCTAAGCAGGATGAATGCATAAATGTGTGGCATATCCTTAGTGTGGATCGGAAGACATGACCATTCTGATATGCATGGAAAGTGTTGGAGGATCCAAGCCTGAAAATTGTACATATGAATCATTAGTAAAAGATGCATAAATAGACATCAACATACAAAAAGATGCAGGTAGACCAAACAAGATGGAGAAATGACACACAAAAAGATGCATAAATATTACTGCCAATGGTGTGATACTTCATGTCACCTGTTTAGTCTTTCACATATAACCTTAGGCAAACTTGGAGTACAAGTAGAGCAAACAAACAGACCCCAATTATATTCATCAATCTGCTCTAA is a window of Lathyrus oleraceus cultivar Zhongwan6 chromosome 6, CAAS_Psat_ZW6_1.0, whole genome shotgun sequence DNA encoding:
- the LOC127091573 gene encoding GPN-loop GTPase QQT2, producing MDIVNGSKDPNLNNTLMETETDDSQAKDEQKEELSESMKKLGIEGSSSGIGNGSPNFKRKPVIIIVVGMAGSGKTTFLHRLVAHTHMSNIRGYVMNLDPAVLTLPYGANIDIRDTVKYKEVMKQFNLGPNGGILTSLNLFATKFDEVVSVIEKRADQLDYVLVDTPGQIEIFTWSASGAIITEAFASTFPTVVAYVVDTPRAENPTTFMSNMLYACSILYKTRLPLILAFNKVDVAKHEFALEWMQDFEVFQAAASSDQSYTSNLTQSLSLALDEFYSNLRSAGVSAVTGEGIEGFFKAVDASAEEYMETYKADLDKRREEKLRLEENRRKENMDKLRREMEKSGGEAVVLSTGLKDKKEDEDDEEDEEMDDDDDVIYTEDEDAIDEDEDEEVGRFAF